Proteins from a genomic interval of Archangium lipolyticum:
- a CDS encoding pyridoxal phosphate-dependent decarboxylase family protein yields MSSSRLTAAYDPEHFRQLGHQLVDQLADHLARTLRREGPVLPWAPPATHVERFPADFPEEPTGDLTALLSRVIEGSHHLHHPRYVGHQVSAPLPLSALCDLASSLLNNGMAVYEMGPVSTAMEHNVLRWMAGVLGLPEGARGVLTSGGSAGNLTALLAARQAKAGFDAWNGGATAGPPLTVLVPESAHYCISRSIKVMGWGTGGVTPVPVDARYRLRPETLEDTLAAAKRAGRRPIAVVASAGSTATGAFDPLEAVADFCEKHGLWFHVDGAHGASTALSPTYRHQVKGIERADSVVWDAHKLMMMPALTTAVLFREGNRSFEAFAQEASYLFTGQDTRPWSDVGLRTLECTKEMMALKLYASLSVLGTKLFADSVTSTFDLSRRFAERLQAAGDFELAVPPDCNIVCFRHTPQGVPASELDALQVRLRESLVTSGDFYLVQTTLGGRVWLRTTIINPLTTDGDLDALLEALRRAA; encoded by the coding sequence ATGTCTTCTTCCCGCCTCACCGCTGCCTACGACCCCGAGCACTTCCGCCAGCTCGGGCACCAGCTGGTGGACCAGCTCGCCGACCATCTCGCGCGGACCCTCCGGCGCGAGGGGCCGGTGCTGCCCTGGGCCCCGCCCGCCACCCACGTCGAGCGCTTCCCGGCGGACTTCCCGGAGGAGCCCACCGGCGACCTCACGGCCCTGCTCTCGCGGGTCATCGAGGGCTCGCACCACCTGCACCACCCGCGCTACGTGGGCCACCAGGTGTCGGCCCCCCTGCCGCTGTCGGCGCTCTGCGACCTGGCCTCCTCGCTCCTCAACAACGGCATGGCCGTCTACGAGATGGGGCCCGTCTCCACGGCCATGGAGCACAACGTGCTGCGGTGGATGGCCGGGGTGCTCGGCCTGCCCGAGGGCGCGCGAGGCGTGCTCACCTCGGGGGGCTCCGCCGGCAACCTCACCGCCCTGCTGGCCGCGCGCCAGGCGAAGGCGGGCTTCGACGCGTGGAACGGTGGCGCCACGGCCGGGCCTCCGCTCACGGTGCTCGTTCCCGAATCGGCCCACTACTGCATTTCGCGCTCCATCAAGGTGATGGGCTGGGGCACGGGGGGCGTCACGCCCGTGCCCGTGGACGCGCGCTACCGGCTGCGCCCAGAGACCCTGGAGGACACGCTCGCCGCCGCGAAGCGCGCGGGCCGCCGCCCCATCGCCGTGGTGGCGAGCGCGGGCTCCACCGCCACGGGCGCGTTCGATCCCCTCGAGGCCGTGGCCGACTTCTGCGAGAAACACGGCCTGTGGTTCCACGTGGACGGAGCGCATGGAGCCTCGACGGCGCTCAGCCCCACGTACCGCCACCAGGTGAAGGGAATCGAGCGCGCGGACTCGGTGGTGTGGGACGCGCACAAGCTGATGATGATGCCGGCGCTCACCACCGCCGTGCTCTTCCGCGAGGGCAACCGCTCCTTCGAGGCCTTCGCACAGGAGGCCTCCTACCTCTTCACGGGCCAGGACACGCGCCCGTGGAGCGACGTGGGGCTGCGCACGCTGGAGTGCACCAAGGAGATGATGGCGCTCAAGCTGTACGCGAGCCTGAGCGTGCTGGGCACGAAGCTCTTCGCGGACTCCGTCACCAGCACCTTCGACCTGTCGCGCCGCTTCGCCGAGCGCCTCCAGGCCGCCGGGGACTTCGAGCTGGCCGTGCCCCCGGACTGCAACATCGTCTGCTTCCGGCACACGCCCCAGGGGGTGCCCGCCTCGGAGCTGGACGCGCTCCAGGTGCGCTTGCGCGAGTCGCTCGTCACGAGCGGGGACTTCTACCTGGTGCAGACGACGCTCGGCGGGCGCGTGTGGCTGCGCACCACGATCATCAACCCGCTCACCACGGACGGAGACCTGGACGCGCTGCTGGAGGCGCTGCGCCGGGCGGCGTGA
- a CDS encoding glycosyltransferase family 2 protein, whose product MLVSVVIPVYNEIATLAEILRRVTAVDFPKELVIVDDCSRDGSREFLQQLADKGLSVLDGTPKNRNELRILFQEKNQGKGAALRRGFSESSGDIVIIQDADLEYDPREIPRVIQPIMDGDADVVFGSRFTGTPRRVLYFWHSVLNHFLTMLSNMTSNLNLTDMETCYKAFRAEVIRSVDIEEDRFGIEPEITAKVARGGWRVFEVPISYHGRTYEEGKKIGWKDGVRALYAIGKYAIKR is encoded by the coding sequence ATGCTCGTCTCGGTCGTCATCCCCGTCTACAACGAGATTGCCACCCTCGCCGAAATCCTCCGCCGCGTGACCGCGGTGGACTTCCCCAAGGAGCTCGTCATCGTGGACGACTGCTCCCGGGATGGGAGCCGCGAGTTCCTCCAGCAGCTCGCCGACAAGGGCCTGTCCGTCCTCGACGGCACCCCGAAGAACCGCAACGAGCTGCGCATCCTCTTCCAGGAGAAGAACCAGGGGAAGGGCGCCGCCCTGCGCCGCGGCTTCTCCGAGTCCTCCGGGGACATCGTCATCATCCAGGACGCGGACCTCGAGTACGACCCGCGTGAAATCCCCCGCGTCATCCAGCCCATCATGGATGGCGACGCGGACGTCGTCTTCGGCAGCCGCTTCACCGGCACGCCCCGGCGCGTCCTCTACTTCTGGCACTCGGTGCTCAACCACTTCCTCACCATGCTGTCCAACATGACCAGCAACCTGAACCTCACGGACATGGAGACCTGCTACAAGGCCTTCCGCGCCGAGGTCATCCGGTCGGTCGACATCGAGGAGGACCGCTTCGGCATCGAGCCGGAAATCACCGCCAAGGTGGCTCGCGGGGGCTGGCGCGTCTTCGAGGTGCCCATCAGCTACCACGGGCGCACCTACGAGGAGGGCAAGAAGATCGGCTGGAAGGACGGCGTCCGGGCCCTCTACGCCATCGGCAAGTACGCCATCAAACGCTGA
- a CDS encoding putative ABC transporter permease: protein MLPRFLLYGCTGWVMEVCFTGMGAALFDRDRNATATTYLWMHPIYGATALGMELLHDRLRFLPRPVRALAYTAVIFGAEFTTGWLLRKALGRCPWDYEKRGWSVKGLIRLDYAPFWYAAGLLFEPVREALLRITSEALRQTPEYRHAVETGAVAEPFHLGPVSIEQEAGEAADTFLLAEETEPHPLH from the coding sequence GTGCTACCGCGATTCCTGCTGTACGGGTGTACTGGCTGGGTGATGGAGGTGTGCTTCACCGGCATGGGGGCGGCCCTCTTCGACCGGGACAGGAACGCCACGGCGACGACGTACCTCTGGATGCACCCCATCTACGGCGCCACGGCGCTGGGGATGGAGCTGCTCCATGACCGGCTGCGCTTCCTGCCCCGGCCGGTGCGTGCCCTCGCCTACACCGCCGTCATCTTCGGCGCCGAGTTCACCACGGGTTGGCTGCTGCGCAAGGCGCTCGGCCGCTGCCCGTGGGACTACGAGAAGCGGGGCTGGAGCGTGAAGGGCCTCATCCGCCTGGACTACGCCCCCTTCTGGTACGCCGCGGGCCTGCTCTTCGAGCCCGTGCGCGAGGCCCTCCTGCGCATCACCAGCGAGGCCCTGCGCCAGACGCCCGAGTACCGCCATGCGGTGGAGACCGGCGCGGTGGCCGAGCCCTTCCACCTCGGCCCCGTCTCCATCGAGCAGGAGGCCGGGGAGGCGGCGGACACCTTCCTCCTGGCCGAGGAGACCGAGCCCCACCCGCTCCACTGA
- a CDS encoding rod shape-determining protein, producing MFDWLHTLFSRDLAIDLGTANTLIYIRGQGIVSNEPSVVAVQQDARGGKKVLAVGKEAKEMLGRTPGNIVAIRPMKDGVIADFEITAAMLRYFIQTAHNRKSLVSPRIVIGIPSGITEVERRAVREAAANAGAREVYLIEQPMAAAIGAGLPVTEPSGNMIVDIGGGTSDVAVISLAGIVFAKSVRIGGDKLDEAIIQYVKRKYNLLIGERTAELIKMGIGTAYPTEEVMTMEIKGRDLVAGVPRTLTVSSDEVRDALSEPVNGIVEAVKLTLERTPPELAGDIADRGIVLAGGGALLKNLDTLLREETGLPVFLAEDPLSAVVMGAGKALESLDILRQVCQPG from the coding sequence ATGTTCGACTGGCTCCACACTCTCTTTTCGCGCGACCTCGCCATCGACCTGGGCACGGCCAACACGCTCATCTACATCCGCGGTCAAGGCATCGTCTCCAATGAGCCTTCCGTCGTCGCCGTGCAGCAGGACGCGCGGGGCGGCAAGAAGGTGCTCGCCGTGGGCAAGGAGGCCAAGGAGATGCTCGGCCGTACGCCGGGCAACATCGTGGCCATCCGCCCCATGAAGGACGGCGTCATCGCCGACTTCGAGATCACCGCGGCGATGTTGCGCTACTTCATCCAGACGGCGCACAACCGCAAGTCGCTGGTGAGCCCGCGCATCGTCATCGGAATCCCCTCGGGGATCACCGAGGTGGAGCGCCGCGCCGTGCGTGAAGCCGCCGCCAATGCCGGTGCCCGCGAGGTGTACTTGATTGAACAGCCGATGGCCGCGGCCATTGGAGCCGGCCTGCCCGTGACCGAGCCGAGCGGCAACATGATCGTCGACATCGGCGGTGGTACGTCCGACGTGGCGGTCATCAGCCTGGCGGGCATCGTGTTCGCCAAGAGCGTGCGAATCGGCGGCGACAAGCTGGACGAGGCGATCATCCAGTACGTCAAGCGCAAGTACAACCTGCTCATCGGCGAGCGCACGGCGGAGCTCATCAAGATGGGCATCGGCACGGCGTACCCCACCGAGGAGGTCATGACCATGGAGATCAAGGGTCGAGACCTGGTGGCGGGCGTGCCGCGCACGCTGACGGTGAGCAGCGACGAGGTGCGAGACGCGCTGAGCGAGCCGGTGAACGGCATCGTGGAGGCGGTGAAGCTGACGCTGGAGCGCACGCCGCCGGAGCTGGCCGGAGACATCGCGGACCGGGGCATCGTGCTGGCCGGTGGTGGAGCGCTGCTGAAGAACCTGGACACGCTGCTGCGCGAGGAGACGGGCCTGCCGGTGTTCCTGGCGGAGGATCCGCTGTCCGCGGTGGTGATGGGAGCGGGCAAGGCGCTGGAGTCGCTCGACATCCTGCGCCAGGTCTGCCAGCCGGGCTGA
- a CDS encoding ABC transporter permease, producing the protein MIPLYYNTRSLWARRLSTGLTVVGLGLVVFVFAAVLMLANGIESALASGGDPRNVVLLNEGSTSELMSTVERGALRALGSATQVASSVEGDPLVAGELVVPVLLPRPDGKESNVNARGIGPQSFAIRPVVRLIAGRPPRVGTNEIALGEALVGRSPGARLGGELRFAEQRWPVVGVFSAGGGAYESELWVDVNRLGPAFDRPGLSSIVVRTGSVQARDAFIQAVDGDPRFTLDAKPEPEYWAEQATWLATFIRVLGLFVSFIFSVGAVLGAMITMYAQVSARITELGMLRAVGYRRRSVLASILIESAVLGAAGGVLGALGALATRWMEIRTLNFQTFAEVRFGFTPTPSIVVAALVFGTLMGTLGGMLPALRASRLSILDALRA; encoded by the coding sequence ATGATTCCCCTCTACTACAACACGCGCAGCCTCTGGGCGCGGCGGCTGTCGACGGGGCTCACCGTGGTGGGCCTGGGGCTCGTCGTCTTCGTCTTCGCCGCGGTGCTGATGCTGGCCAACGGCATCGAGTCCGCGCTCGCCTCGGGCGGAGACCCGCGCAACGTCGTCCTCCTCAACGAGGGCTCCACCAGCGAGCTGATGAGCACCGTGGAGCGCGGCGCCCTGCGGGCCCTGGGCAGCGCCACGCAGGTGGCCTCCTCGGTGGAGGGGGACCCCCTGGTGGCCGGCGAGCTGGTGGTGCCGGTGCTGCTGCCCCGCCCGGATGGGAAGGAATCCAACGTCAATGCGCGAGGCATCGGCCCCCAGAGCTTCGCCATCCGGCCTGTCGTGCGGCTCATCGCGGGGCGGCCTCCGAGGGTGGGGACGAATGAGATCGCCCTGGGCGAGGCGCTGGTGGGGCGCTCGCCGGGCGCGAGGCTGGGAGGCGAGCTGCGCTTCGCCGAGCAGCGCTGGCCGGTGGTGGGCGTCTTCTCGGCCGGCGGCGGGGCCTACGAGTCCGAGCTCTGGGTGGACGTCAACCGGCTGGGCCCGGCCTTCGACCGGCCGGGGCTGAGCTCCATCGTCGTACGGACGGGCTCGGTGCAGGCCCGGGATGCCTTCATCCAGGCGGTGGATGGAGATCCGCGCTTCACGCTCGATGCGAAGCCGGAGCCCGAGTACTGGGCCGAGCAGGCCACGTGGCTGGCCACCTTCATCCGGGTGCTCGGGCTCTTCGTGTCCTTCATCTTCAGCGTGGGCGCGGTGCTGGGCGCGATGATCACCATGTACGCGCAGGTGTCGGCGCGGATCACCGAGCTGGGCATGCTGCGGGCGGTGGGCTACCGGCGCCGGAGTGTGCTCGCGAGCATCCTCATCGAGTCGGCGGTGCTGGGCGCGGCCGGAGGGGTGCTGGGCGCGCTGGGGGCGCTGGCCACGCGGTGGATGGAGATCCGCACCCTGAACTTCCAGACGTTCGCCGAGGTGCGGTTCGGCTTCACGCCGACACCAAGCATCGTGGTGGCGGCGCTCGTGTTCGGGACACTCATGGGCACACTGGGCGGGATGCTGCCCGCCCTGCGCGCCTCACGGCTGTCCATCCTGGATGCACTGAGAGCCTAG
- a CDS encoding ABC transporter permease, with amino-acid sequence MTFGRLVWKDLLRNPLRLGLTVLAGAVGVMAFIFLRTVVDLFYVGATAAQADRLFTRSKASITEDLPLSYMPRIAAVPGVSDITFYGFFGGRYGESQKDFFGSAFVDPPSFMKVFDEVAVPPEQVAAFSADPCGALIGKDLAARYGWKVGERVTLKGTIYPGDWTFTVRGIYDVRSGGMDTATFFFGFRCLNEKMPENQRDRVGAFMLRVEDPSRSALVSSTVDAMFANSPYPTRTESERAATLGFISMLSAIITAVQVVSTVILLIILLVIGNTLAMSVRERTRDLATLRAMGFKSGRVVMLVLFESLVIGLASAVLGVLIAPPLINVFIAAVGSQMGGGIPKDFMRESTLLFGALAALGVSLLAGAIPAMRAVRISVAEGLRKVA; translated from the coding sequence ATGACGTTCGGGCGGCTCGTCTGGAAGGACCTGCTGCGCAATCCGTTGCGCCTGGGCCTCACGGTGTTGGCGGGGGCGGTGGGGGTGATGGCCTTCATCTTCCTGCGCACGGTGGTGGACCTGTTCTACGTGGGAGCGACGGCGGCCCAGGCGGACCGGCTCTTCACCCGCAGCAAGGCGTCCATCACGGAGGATCTGCCGCTGTCCTATATGCCGCGCATCGCCGCGGTCCCGGGCGTGAGCGACATCACCTTCTATGGCTTCTTCGGCGGCAGGTACGGCGAGTCCCAGAAGGACTTCTTCGGCTCGGCCTTCGTGGATCCACCCTCCTTCATGAAGGTGTTCGACGAGGTGGCCGTGCCTCCAGAGCAGGTGGCGGCCTTCTCGGCGGATCCGTGTGGTGCGCTCATCGGAAAGGACCTGGCGGCTCGCTACGGCTGGAAGGTGGGGGAGCGGGTGACGCTCAAGGGCACCATCTACCCGGGCGACTGGACCTTCACCGTGCGCGGCATCTACGACGTGCGCAGCGGCGGCATGGATACCGCCACCTTCTTCTTCGGCTTCCGCTGCCTCAACGAGAAGATGCCGGAGAATCAAAGGGACAGGGTGGGGGCCTTCATGCTCCGGGTGGAGGACCCCTCGCGCTCGGCGCTGGTGTCCTCGACGGTGGACGCCATGTTCGCCAACAGCCCGTACCCCACGCGCACCGAGAGCGAGCGCGCCGCCACGCTGGGCTTCATCTCCATGCTGTCGGCCATCATCACCGCGGTGCAGGTGGTGTCCACCGTCATCCTGCTCATCATCCTGCTGGTCATCGGCAACACGCTGGCCATGAGCGTGCGCGAGCGCACGCGCGACCTGGCGACGCTGCGGGCCATGGGCTTCAAGAGCGGGCGGGTGGTGATGCTCGTCCTCTTCGAGTCGTTGGTCATCGGCCTGGCCTCGGCCGTGCTCGGGGTGCTCATCGCGCCGCCGCTCATCAACGTCTTCATCGCGGCCGTGGGATCGCAGATGGGGGGCGGCATTCCCAAGGACTTCATGCGCGAGAGCACGTTGCTGTTCGGAGCACTGGCGGCCCTGGGCGTGTCGCTGCTGGCCGGGGCCATCCCCGCGATGCGCGCCGTGCGCATCTCCGTGGCCGAGGGGCTGAGGAAGGTGGCCTGA
- a CDS encoding ABC transporter ATP-binding protein produces MSTVPMEVTPPIIRLRGVSKSYRRGDLVVPVLEGVNLDIETGAFEAFMGPSGSGKSTLLNLISGLDRPTTGVVEVGGHDLARMSDKELSDWRAGHVGFVFQMYNLLPVLTAAENVELPLLLSPLSRSERRAHVAAALEVVGLGHRMNHRPPQLSGGEQQRVAIARAIVTDPDLLIADEPTGDLDRKSAEQVLDLFALLHHELHKTLVMVTHDPHAAERADLVRHLEKGLLQ; encoded by the coding sequence ATGAGCACCGTGCCGATGGAAGTGACGCCTCCCATCATCCGGCTCCGGGGGGTCTCCAAGTCCTACCGGCGCGGCGATCTCGTCGTGCCCGTGCTGGAGGGGGTGAACCTGGACATCGAGACGGGGGCCTTCGAGGCCTTCATGGGCCCGTCCGGCTCGGGCAAGTCCACGCTGCTCAACCTCATCTCCGGGTTGGACCGGCCCACCACGGGCGTGGTGGAGGTGGGCGGGCACGACCTGGCGCGCATGAGCGACAAGGAGCTGTCCGACTGGCGCGCGGGCCACGTGGGCTTCGTCTTCCAGATGTACAACCTGCTGCCCGTGCTCACGGCGGCGGAGAACGTGGAGCTGCCGCTGCTGCTCTCGCCGCTCTCTCGCTCGGAGCGCCGCGCGCACGTGGCCGCCGCGCTGGAGGTGGTGGGCCTGGGGCACCGGATGAACCACCGCCCGCCACAGCTGTCCGGAGGCGAGCAGCAGCGGGTGGCGATCGCCCGGGCCATCGTCACGGACCCGGACCTGCTCATCGCGGACGAGCCCACGGGAGACCTGGACCGCAAGTCGGCCGAGCAGGTGTTGGATCTCTTCGCGCTGCTGCACCACGAGCTGCACAAGACGCTGGTGATGGTGACGCATGATCCGCATGCCGCCGAGCGAGCGGACCTGGTGCGGCACCTGGAGAAGGGGCTGCTGCAATGA
- a CDS encoding efflux RND transporter periplasmic adaptor subunit, which translates to MAQAQAQRLDALRIDRSAHPRRRHGRRWLLWGALAVVLALVVGSLVVGRAPSVRVAEVREARPGEQQTELSAAGFVSSRRRSIIAPQVAGRLVEVAVDEGDAVKKGQVLARLDDRDARVTAARARAELQAAEQRLLAARATGTRARSDLARAERLAQAQVITRASLEESQALAQASSAEEMAASAQLTAARRAVEAAELQLSHTVVRAPFPGTVVRKLADEGAVLAPAALEQENIGGIVELVDLGALEVEAEVSEEQLPRIEVGQPALIFLDAYPDRTFAGKVRSIRPAIDRSKATADVNVEFDEIPPGVLPDMGSRVAFLKEELPPEALTKKDGALRVPASAVVPSEGQSVVWVVQDGRLKRQPVQVGEKVGDEVALAQGPKPGTQVVVSPDERLRTGRKVKVLTEGG; encoded by the coding sequence ATGGCGCAGGCGCAGGCCCAGAGGTTGGACGCGCTCCGGATCGACCGTTCGGCCCACCCCCGGCGGAGACATGGACGCCGGTGGTTGTTGTGGGGAGCGCTCGCCGTCGTGCTCGCCCTGGTGGTGGGGTCGCTGGTGGTGGGTCGAGCCCCCAGCGTGCGCGTGGCGGAGGTTCGTGAGGCCCGTCCCGGCGAGCAGCAGACCGAGCTCTCCGCCGCTGGTTTCGTCTCCTCGCGCCGGCGCTCCATCATCGCGCCCCAGGTGGCGGGCCGCCTGGTGGAGGTGGCGGTGGACGAGGGCGACGCGGTGAAGAAGGGGCAGGTGCTCGCCCGCCTGGATGACCGGGACGCACGTGTGACGGCCGCGCGGGCCCGTGCCGAGCTCCAGGCGGCCGAGCAGCGGCTCCTCGCCGCCCGGGCCACGGGGACGCGGGCACGGAGCGACCTGGCCCGGGCCGAGCGGCTGGCACAGGCGCAGGTCATCACCCGGGCGAGCCTGGAGGAATCGCAGGCCCTCGCCCAGGCTTCCTCCGCCGAGGAGATGGCCGCGAGTGCCCAGCTCACCGCCGCCCGGCGCGCGGTGGAGGCCGCGGAGCTGCAGCTGTCCCACACGGTGGTGCGGGCGCCCTTCCCGGGCACGGTGGTGCGCAAGCTGGCGGATGAGGGCGCGGTGCTCGCGCCCGCCGCGCTCGAGCAGGAGAACATCGGCGGCATCGTCGAGCTGGTGGACCTGGGGGCGCTCGAGGTGGAAGCCGAGGTCAGCGAGGAGCAGCTGCCGCGCATCGAGGTCGGGCAGCCCGCGCTCATCTTCCTGGATGCGTACCCGGACCGGACCTTCGCCGGGAAGGTGCGCTCGATACGCCCGGCCATCGACCGCTCCAAGGCCACCGCGGACGTGAACGTGGAGTTCGACGAGATACCCCCGGGCGTGCTGCCGGACATGGGCTCGCGGGTGGCCTTCCTGAAGGAGGAGCTGCCTCCGGAGGCGCTCACGAAGAAGGACGGGGCGCTGCGAGTCCCGGCCTCGGCGGTGGTGCCGAGCGAGGGGCAGTCCGTGGTGTGGGTGGTGCAGGACGGGCGGCTGAAGCGCCAGCCGGTGCAGGTGGGGGAGAAGGTGGGGGACGAGGTGGCGCTGGCGCAGGGGCCGAAGCCGGGGACGCAGGTGGTGGTGTCGCCCGACGAGCGGCTGCGCACGGGGCGCAAGGTGAAGGTGCTGACGGAGGGCGGATGA
- a CDS encoding DUF2171 domain-containing protein, whose protein sequence is MMISPDDIQEGMTVRDLEGRKLGTVANVGETHFELEQGWPARRDYMVRYHGVARVQGRDVYLSPAPTPVPPEDDPPPNG, encoded by the coding sequence ATGATGATCAGCCCGGATGACATCCAGGAAGGAATGACGGTCAGGGACCTGGAAGGCCGGAAGCTCGGCACGGTGGCGAACGTGGGGGAGACCCACTTCGAGCTGGAGCAGGGATGGCCCGCCCGGCGGGACTACATGGTGCGCTACCACGGAGTGGCGCGCGTGCAGGGCCGGGACGTGTACCTCTCGCCCGCGCCCACGCCGGTGCCGCCCGAGGACGACCCACCTCCAAACGGTTGA
- a CDS encoding DUF2156 domain-containing protein — translation MSDAIQDEHQRMLTLLKRHGWNATSFQVLEPGYSYWFDGEDACVAYVDTGKAWVVAGAPIASEERLAEVAERFEAHAAASGRRLCFFATEQRMLAAAPLKGLSIGEQPVWDPRRWEEGVHESRSLREQLRRARAKGVRIREVAPAELKDPGHPTRAGVDRLMERWLRSRRMAPMGFLVQLSPYAWAEERRSFVAERDGEVVAFLSAVPVYARNGWFVQHLLRDRHAPNGTAELLVDAVMRAAAAEGRNYLTLGLAPLAGEVAGWLRAARAVGTPLYDFEGLRAFKARLRPHAWDRIHLAWPARHSTPWPVYDALTAFARGSLARFGVATLLLRPLLLVWLLAVLLVPWTVLLALPVNAPRFPSPLVQWGWVLFDVGLTVALFSLVRRWRAWLATLLASVITGDACLTLLEALLYNVPRAQGPGDWLVMFVAVLAPALAAVLLFWARRHPTLEHV, via the coding sequence ATGAGTGACGCCATCCAGGACGAGCACCAGAGGATGTTGACGCTGCTCAAGCGGCACGGGTGGAACGCGACGTCCTTCCAGGTGCTGGAGCCGGGGTACTCGTACTGGTTCGACGGCGAGGACGCGTGCGTGGCGTACGTGGACACGGGCAAGGCGTGGGTGGTGGCGGGGGCCCCCATCGCCTCCGAGGAGCGCCTCGCCGAGGTGGCCGAGCGCTTCGAGGCGCACGCGGCCGCGTCGGGTCGGCGCCTGTGCTTCTTCGCCACCGAGCAGCGCATGCTGGCGGCGGCCCCGTTGAAGGGGCTGTCCATTGGCGAGCAGCCCGTGTGGGACCCGAGGCGCTGGGAGGAGGGCGTCCACGAGAGCCGGAGCCTGCGCGAGCAGCTGCGTCGCGCACGGGCCAAGGGCGTGAGGATTCGCGAGGTGGCTCCCGCCGAGCTGAAGGACCCCGGCCACCCGACGCGGGCCGGGGTGGACCGGCTGATGGAGCGCTGGCTGCGGTCCCGGCGCATGGCGCCCATGGGGTTCCTGGTGCAGCTCTCCCCGTACGCCTGGGCCGAGGAGCGCCGCTCCTTCGTGGCGGAGCGGGACGGGGAGGTGGTGGCCTTCCTCTCGGCGGTGCCGGTGTATGCGCGCAACGGCTGGTTCGTGCAGCACCTGCTCCGGGACAGGCACGCACCCAACGGCACCGCGGAGCTGCTGGTGGACGCGGTGATGCGCGCGGCGGCCGCGGAGGGGCGGAACTACCTGACGCTGGGGCTCGCGCCCCTGGCGGGCGAGGTGGCCGGCTGGCTGCGCGCGGCCCGGGCCGTCGGCACACCCCTCTACGACTTCGAGGGCCTTCGGGCCTTCAAGGCCCGGCTGCGCCCGCATGCGTGGGACCGTATCCACCTGGCCTGGCCCGCCCGGCACTCCACGCCCTGGCCCGTGTACGACGCCCTCACCGCCTTCGCCCGGGGAAGCCTCGCGCGCTTCGGCGTGGCCACGCTCCTGCTCCGGCCCCTGCTGCTCGTGTGGCTGCTCGCCGTGCTGCTGGTGCCCTGGACGGTGCTGCTCGCGCTGCCCGTCAACGCGCCCCGCTTCCCCTCACCGCTCGTGCAGTGGGGCTGGGTGCTCTTCGACGTGGGGCTGACGGTGGCGCTCTTCTCGCTCGTCCGCCGCTGGCGCGCATGGCTCGCCACGCTGCTGGCCTCGGTCATCACCGGGGATGCGTGCCTCACGCTCCTCGAGGCGCTCCTCTACAACGTCCCCCGCGCGCAAGGCCCTGGCGACTGGCTCGTCATGTTCGTGGCGGTGCTCGCGCCGGCCCTGGCGGCGGTGCTGCTCTTCTGGGCGCGCCGCCACCCGACACTCGAGCACGTCTGA
- a CDS encoding tetratricopeptide repeat protein, with protein sequence MGEREYQEGMARLEAGDVEEGRRLLEAALRASPGSVEVMHGLARALDLAGERGQARALLERAHAQAPGEPGPACDLSMLYLEQEEDARAVRVLAPVLAAHPEHPRANLCMAMALAKTEPERARGHVVKALLETEPEGRRQAEALQRVLGV encoded by the coding sequence GTGGGAGAGCGCGAGTACCAGGAGGGAATGGCCCGGCTGGAGGCGGGAGACGTGGAGGAGGGGCGCAGGCTGCTGGAGGCGGCCCTGCGGGCCTCGCCCGGATCGGTGGAGGTGATGCACGGGCTGGCGCGGGCACTGGACCTGGCGGGGGAGCGCGGTCAGGCACGGGCGTTGTTGGAACGGGCCCATGCCCAGGCGCCGGGCGAGCCGGGGCCCGCGTGCGACCTGTCGATGCTGTACCTGGAGCAAGAGGAGGATGCTCGGGCGGTGCGTGTCCTGGCCCCCGTATTGGCGGCTCACCCGGAGCACCCACGCGCCAACCTCTGCATGGCGATGGCTCTGGCGAAGACGGAACCGGAGCGCGCGCGCGGGCATGTGGTCAAGGCACTCCTGGAGACGGAGCCCGAAGGGCGGCGGCAGGCCGAGGCGCTCCAGCGCGTGCTGGGCGTATGA